Proteins from a single region of Dasypus novemcinctus isolate mDasNov1 chromosome 16, mDasNov1.1.hap2, whole genome shotgun sequence:
- the SIGLEC15 gene encoding sialic acid-binding Ig-like lectin 15, whose product MEGALRLLACLACVVLTGSLVRTKRDTTRILLGTEVHSEPSQRWSMQVPAEVSAAAGDAAVLPCTFTHPHRHYDGPLTAIWRVGEPYTGPQVFRCVAARGSELCQTALSPHGRFRLLGNPRRNDLSLRVERLAPADGGRYFCRVEFAGDVHDRYESRHGVRLRVTAAPRIVNVSVLPTAAHAFRALCTAEGDPSPTVTWSGPALGNSSAAAPDSGQGHSHQVTAELPTLAHDGRYTCTATNSLGHAEASVYLFRFHGATGTSALALPLGALGLKALGLLGVLAALAAAGLRQEHPDTQDTPPRHQAQESNYENLSQMSPRAHRQPCIHREEPSAPSSHAGATRSVRLFPVPRHLGSTQAGGPRRGQEPTL is encoded by the exons ATGGAAGGGGCCCTCCGACTCCTGGCCTGCTTGGCGTGCGTCGTCCTGACGG GGTCATTAGTGAGGACTAAGAGAGATACCACCCGGATCTTGCTCGGTACAGAGGTGCACA GCGAGCCGTCGCAGCGCTGGTCCATGCAGGTGCCGGCCGAGGTGAGCGCCGCGGCGGGCGACGCGGCCGTGCTGCCCTGCACCTTCACGCACCCGCACCGGCACTACGACGGGCCGCTCACGGCCATCTGGCGCGTGGGCGAGCCCTACACCGGCCCGCAGGTGTTCCGGTGCGTGGCGGCGCGGGGCAGCGAGCTGTGCCAGACGGCGCTGAGCCCGCACGGCCGCTTCCGGCTGCTCGGCAACCCGCGCCGCAACGACCTCTCGCTGCGCGTCGAGCGCCTCGCCCCGGCCGACGGCGGCCGCTACTTCTGCCGCGTGGAGTTCGCCGGGGACGTCCACGACCGCTACGAGAGCCGCCACGGCGTCCGGCTCCGCGTGACCG CGGCACCGCGGATCGTCAATGTGTCGGTGCTGCCCACCGCGGCACACGCCTTCCGTGCGCTCTGCACAGCGGAGGGGGACCCGTCGCCCACAGTCACCTGGTCCGGCCCGGCCCTGGGCAACAGCTCGGCCGCCGCGCCGGACTCAGGTCAGGGACATAGCCACCAGGTGACAGCCGAGCTGCCCACGCTGGCCCACGATGGTCGCTACACGTGCACCGCCACCAACAGCCTGGGCCACGCCGAGGCCAGCGTCTACCTGTTCCGTTTCCACGGCGCCACGGGGACCTCGGCGCTTGCGCTCCCGCTGGGCGCGCTGGGCCTCAAGGCGCTGGGGCTGCTTGGCGTTCTGGCCGCCCTTGCCGCTGCCGGCCTGCGCCAAG AACACCCAGACACCCAGGACACCCCTCCACG GCACCAGGCTCAGGAGTCCAACTATGAAAATTTGAGCCAGATGAGCCCCAGGGCCCACCGTCAGCCATGTATACACCGTGAGGAGCCCTCGGCCCCCAGCAGCCACGCGGGTGCCACTAGGAGTGTACGACTCTTCCCGGTTCCCAGGCACCTTGGCAGCACTCAGGCAGGTGGCCCCCGAAGGGGTCAGGAGCCCACTCTCTGA